One genomic window of Indioceanicola profundi includes the following:
- a CDS encoding shikimate kinase, whose protein sequence is MTHLRVHIPAEIIPRTIVLVGLMGAGKTSIGRRLATRLGLPFVDADHEIEAAAGCTIPEIFERFGEAGFRDGERKVIARLLDGPVHVLSTGGGAFMDQETRALIREKGLSVWLRAELDLLVQRTARRDHRPLLRSGDPREILRGLMEKRYPVYAEADLTVDSDDSPLEETTDRVVEALHLHLLGAPAPQESASQENER, encoded by the coding sequence ATGACGCATCTGCGCGTCCATATCCCGGCCGAGATCATCCCGCGCACCATCGTGCTCGTCGGGTTGATGGGGGCCGGCAAGACCAGCATCGGCCGTCGGCTCGCCACCCGGCTGGGCTTGCCCTTCGTCGATGCCGACCATGAGATCGAGGCCGCCGCCGGCTGCACCATCCCCGAAATCTTCGAGCGGTTCGGGGAGGCCGGCTTCCGCGACGGGGAGCGCAAGGTGATCGCCCGGCTGCTGGATGGTCCGGTGCATGTGCTGAGCACCGGCGGCGGAGCCTTCATGGACCAGGAGACACGGGCGCTGATCCGGGAGAAAGGTCTGTCCGTCTGGCTGCGGGCGGAGCTGGACCTGCTGGTCCAGCGCACCGCCAGGCGCGACCACCGCCCGCTGCTGCGGTCCGGCGACCCGCGGGAGATCCTGCGGGGCCTGATGGAAAAGCGCTATCCGGTCTATGCCGAAGCCGATCTGACCGTGGACAGCGACGACAGTCCGTTGGAGGAAACCACCGACCGGGTGGTGGAGGCGTTGCACCTGCATCTGCTGGGCGCACCCGCGCCGCAGGAATCCGCATCCCAGGAGAATGAACGGTGA
- a CDS encoding RNA methyltransferase gives MRGYFALGAEGISKSGNVGTILRTGHAFGASFIFTVNGRVDLNEVRATDTSGGVDHVPFYAWEKPSDMALPEGCQLVGVELVDESIPLPSFRHPLRAAYILGPERGSLSKSIVERCAHIVQIPTKFCVNVSVAAAIVTYDRMISLGRFAERPVRAGGPTEPVPTHKHGKQRVRNPASWRMRPLLGGWPGADEEGGAGGGAV, from the coding sequence ATGCGTGGATATTTCGCCCTGGGCGCAGAGGGGATCAGCAAGTCCGGCAATGTCGGCACCATCCTGCGCACCGGCCACGCCTTCGGCGCCAGCTTCATCTTCACCGTCAATGGCCGGGTGGATCTGAACGAGGTCCGTGCCACGGACACGTCCGGCGGGGTGGACCATGTTCCCTTCTACGCCTGGGAGAAGCCGTCCGACATGGCCCTGCCGGAGGGGTGCCAACTGGTGGGGGTGGAGCTGGTGGACGAGTCGATCCCCCTGCCCAGCTTCCGCCATCCGCTGCGCGCCGCCTACATACTGGGGCCGGAGCGGGGCAGCCTGTCCAAGTCCATCGTGGAGCGTTGCGCCCACATCGTGCAGATCCCGACCAAGTTCTGCGTCAATGTCTCGGTGGCCGCCGCCATCGTCACATATGACCGGATGATCAGCCTGGGCCGCTTCGCCGAGAGGCCGGTGCGCGCCGGCGGCCCGACGGAGCCGGTGCCGACCCATAAGCATGGCAAGCAGCGGGTCCGCAACCCCGCCTCCTGGCGGATGCGCCCGCTGCTGGGCGGCTGGCCGGGTGCCGATGAGGAGGGCGGGGCCGGAGGCGGCGCTGTCTGA
- a CDS encoding NADPH:quinone oxidoreductase family protein — protein MRAVLCKSFGPPETLSLEEVLDLPLGPGQVRIDVKAAAMNFADTLIIEGKYQEKPPFPFIPGMECAGTVAEVGEGVRHLKPGMRVMALTRGAFATQTVADAAAVLPIPDQMGFAEAASFPVAYGTSHLALTDRANLKPGETLLVLGASGGVGLTAVEIGKAMGARVIAAASSAEKLDVAKAHGADDLVNYATEDLRARVKELAPKGVDVVFDPVGGDVFDAALRCMAWEGRMVVIGFAAGRIPQVPANLLLVKNIAVLGLFWGAYRQNNPQRLGQSLMELLGMWSKGQLKPHVSHSLPLERYAEAFELLSGRRSTGKVVLTME, from the coding sequence ATGCGGGCAGTGCTGTGCAAATCCTTCGGACCGCCGGAGACACTGAGCCTGGAGGAGGTGCTGGACCTGCCGTTGGGGCCGGGGCAGGTACGGATCGATGTCAAGGCGGCGGCGATGAACTTCGCCGACACGCTGATCATTGAAGGCAAGTACCAGGAGAAGCCGCCTTTCCCCTTCATCCCCGGCATGGAATGCGCCGGTACGGTGGCGGAAGTGGGCGAGGGGGTGCGCCATCTGAAGCCCGGCATGCGCGTCATGGCGCTGACCCGCGGCGCCTTCGCCACGCAGACCGTGGCCGATGCCGCGGCCGTGCTGCCGATCCCGGACCAGATGGGCTTCGCCGAAGCCGCAAGCTTCCCCGTCGCCTATGGCACCAGCCATCTGGCCCTGACCGACCGCGCCAACTTGAAGCCGGGGGAGACGCTGCTGGTTCTGGGCGCCTCCGGCGGCGTCGGGTTGACGGCGGTGGAGATCGGCAAGGCAATGGGGGCTCGCGTCATCGCCGCCGCCAGCTCCGCCGAAAAGCTGGATGTGGCCAAGGCCCATGGGGCGGATGATCTGGTGAACTACGCCACAGAGGACCTCCGCGCTCGGGTCAAGGAGTTGGCGCCCAAGGGTGTGGACGTGGTGTTCGATCCGGTCGGCGGCGACGTCTTCGACGCGGCGCTCCGCTGCATGGCCTGGGAAGGCCGGATGGTGGTGATCGGCTTCGCCGCCGGCCGTATCCCGCAGGTTCCGGCCAACCTGCTGTTGGTCAAGAACATCGCCGTGCTGGGCCTGTTCTGGGGCGCCTACCGCCAGAACAACCCGCAGCGGCTGGGGCAGAGTCTGATGGAGCTGCTGGGGATGTGGAGCAAGGGCCAGCTCAAGCCGCATGTCAGCCACAGCCTGCCGCTGGAGCGCTATGCCGAGGCTTTCGAGCTGCTCTCCGGCCGCAGGAGCACCGGCAAGGTCGTGCTGACGATGGAGTAG
- the glgC gene encoding glucose-1-phosphate adenylyltransferase produces MSAPSYDGQIDRQLAQELRQAPKHAIALVLAGGRGSRLKQLTDRRAKPAVHFGGKFRIIDFALSNCINSGFRRISVLTQYKSHSLLRHLQRGWNFLRGEIGEFVDLLPAQQRIDETSWYQGTADAVYQNLDILNTHRAEWVLVLAGDHVYKMDYAAMLAQHIRTGADCTVGCIEVPRMEATGFGVMHVDETGQVISFLEKPTDPPPMPGRPDMALASMGIYIFNADFLYDQLERDSRDPSSSRDFGKDIIPYLVPRAKVMAHFFADSCVYNRAQGNEAYWRDVGTVDAYWEANLELCKVSPSLDLYDRNWPIFTYQEQLPPAKFVFDDDDRRGMAVDSLVSAGCIISGSVLRRSLLFNKVRLHSYSQITDTVVLPEVEISRNCRLTKAVIDRGCRIPPNLVVGEDPEEDARRFHRTDNGVVLITRDMLARLPG; encoded by the coding sequence ATGTCAGCCCCGTCCTATGACGGTCAGATCGACCGCCAACTCGCCCAGGAACTGCGCCAAGCGCCCAAGCACGCCATCGCGCTGGTGCTGGCGGGCGGGCGCGGCAGCCGGCTGAAGCAACTGACCGACCGGCGCGCAAAGCCGGCCGTGCATTTCGGCGGCAAGTTCCGGATCATCGACTTCGCCCTGTCGAACTGCATCAATTCCGGCTTCCGCCGGATCAGCGTGCTGACACAGTACAAGTCCCACTCGCTGCTGCGCCACCTGCAGCGGGGCTGGAATTTCCTGCGCGGCGAGATCGGGGAATTCGTCGACCTGCTGCCGGCCCAGCAGCGGATCGACGAGACGAGCTGGTACCAGGGTACGGCGGACGCGGTGTATCAGAACCTGGACATCCTCAACACCCACCGGGCCGAGTGGGTGCTGGTCCTGGCCGGCGACCATGTCTACAAGATGGACTACGCCGCCATGCTGGCCCAGCACATCCGCACCGGCGCCGACTGCACCGTCGGCTGCATCGAGGTGCCGCGGATGGAGGCGACCGGCTTCGGCGTCATGCATGTGGATGAGACCGGGCAGGTGATCAGCTTCCTGGAAAAGCCGACCGATCCGCCGCCGATGCCCGGCCGGCCGGACATGGCGCTGGCCAGCATGGGCATCTACATCTTCAACGCCGACTTCCTGTACGACCAGTTGGAGCGGGACAGCCGCGACCCGTCCTCCTCCCGCGATTTCGGCAAGGACATCATCCCGTACCTCGTGCCGCGGGCGAAGGTGATGGCCCATTTCTTCGCGGACAGCTGCGTCTACAACCGCGCCCAGGGGAACGAGGCCTACTGGCGCGATGTCGGAACCGTGGACGCCTATTGGGAGGCGAACCTGGAACTCTGCAAGGTGTCGCCCTCGCTCGACCTCTACGACCGCAACTGGCCGATCTTCACCTATCAGGAGCAGCTGCCCCCGGCGAAGTTCGTGTTCGATGACGACGACCGGCGCGGCATGGCGGTGGACAGTCTGGTCAGCGCCGGCTGCATCATCTCCGGCTCGGTCCTGCGCCGGTCGCTGCTGTTCAACAAGGTCAGGCTCCACTCTTATAGCCAGATCACCGATACGGTGGTGCTGCCGGAGGTGGAGATCAGCCGCAACTGCCGCCTGACCAAGGCCGTGATCGACCGCGGCTGCCGCATTCCGCCCAATCTGGTGGTGGGCGAGGACCCGGAGGAGGATGCCCGCCGCTTCCACCGCACCGACAACGGCGTGGTGCTGATTACGCGGGACATGCTGGCCCGGCTGCCGGGGTAG
- a CDS encoding site-specific tyrosine recombinase XerD: MPTTPAAKSRPGRPKKPRPPLPPRVDAFLDMLVAERGASKNTREAYSRDLADAAAFLTHTAKVPLDRASSDELRDYLAHLSDGEIKAKSATRTVARRLSALRQYYKFLVSEGMRGDDPSSVLDSPRLGRPLPKILSEQDVGLMLEAAARRGGPEGRRLIALLEILYASGLRVSELVGLPVGAVTRDGRALLVRGKGGKERLVPLSQPARDALAAYLPDRPYFMVPGREQKQQAFLFPSRSGSSVLTRQRVGQLLKELALEADIDPAKVSPHVLRHCFATHLLDHGADLRAVQKMLGHADIGTTQIYTHVVTERLKQTVEEHHPLAKRKG, encoded by the coding sequence ATGCCGACCACCCCAGCCGCCAAATCCCGCCCCGGCCGCCCGAAGAAGCCGCGTCCGCCCCTGCCGCCGCGGGTGGACGCCTTCCTGGACATGCTGGTGGCGGAACGCGGCGCATCCAAGAACACGCGGGAGGCCTATTCCCGCGACCTGGCCGACGCCGCCGCTTTCCTGACCCATACGGCCAAGGTGCCGCTGGACCGCGCCTCCAGCGATGAGCTGCGGGACTATCTGGCCCATCTGTCGGACGGGGAGATCAAGGCGAAATCGGCCACGCGCACGGTGGCCCGCCGCCTGTCGGCGCTGCGCCAATACTACAAGTTCCTGGTCAGCGAGGGGATGCGCGGCGACGATCCCTCCAGCGTGCTGGACAGCCCCAGGCTGGGCCGCCCCCTGCCGAAAATCCTCAGCGAGCAGGATGTCGGGCTGATGCTGGAGGCGGCGGCCCGGCGCGGCGGGCCGGAGGGGCGGCGGCTGATCGCCCTGTTGGAAATCCTGTATGCCAGCGGCCTGCGCGTGTCGGAGCTGGTGGGCCTGCCGGTGGGGGCCGTGACCCGCGACGGGCGCGCCCTGCTGGTCCGCGGCAAGGGCGGGAAGGAGCGGCTGGTGCCGCTGTCGCAGCCGGCCCGCGACGCACTCGCCGCCTACCTGCCCGACCGGCCCTATTTCATGGTGCCGGGGCGGGAGCAGAAGCAGCAGGCCTTCCTGTTCCCGTCACGCAGCGGCAGCTCCGTCCTGACCCGCCAGCGCGTCGGCCAGTTGCTGAAGGAGTTGGCGCTGGAAGCGGACATCGACCCCGCCAAGGTCAGCCCCCACGTCCTGCGCCATTGCTTCGCCACCCACCTCCTGGACCATGGCGCCGATCTACGCGCGGTGCAGAAGATGCTGGGCCACGCCGACATCGGCACCACCCAGATCTACACCCATGTGGTCACGGAACGGCTGAAACAGACAGTGGAAGAGCACCATCCGCTGGCGAAGCGGAAGGGCTGA
- a CDS encoding asparaginase translates to MSNDTTPHRHGPGCSHDHGHDARDTGVAGIALPDDAASPILVEVTRGNMVESIHRGRAAVVHASGTVEAGWGDRSSLIYPRSANKSLQALPLVETGAADAFQLSDAELALACASHSGEPMHTERVAAWLNRIGLSEADLECGSHTPYNVAAWEAMLKRGETSTQLHNNCSGKHSGMLTTALHRGEPTKGYVGYQHPVQQRIMGTIEQVTGQDLSNAPWGVDGCSIPTIGIPLEALAFGMARMADPVDLPDRRAEAAKRLTAAWGRHPEMVGGTGTFDTTFMEMVKGHILVKAGAEGVCCVVVPEAGIGIAVKIDDGASRAAGPAAAAILRKLGLLSDAEWEALLPLVQPGIPNRKGFDCGVLRAAF, encoded by the coding sequence ATGTCCAACGATACCACTCCCCACCGGCACGGTCCGGGCTGCAGCCACGATCACGGCCATGACGCCCGGGACACCGGCGTCGCCGGGATCGCCCTGCCCGACGATGCCGCCAGCCCCATCCTGGTCGAGGTGACCCGCGGCAACATGGTGGAAAGCATCCATCGCGGCCGCGCCGCCGTGGTCCATGCCTCCGGCACGGTAGAGGCGGGCTGGGGCGACCGCAGCTCCCTGATCTATCCGCGCAGCGCCAACAAGTCGTTGCAGGCCCTGCCGCTGGTGGAGACGGGGGCGGCCGACGCCTTCCAGCTCAGCGACGCCGAACTGGCCCTGGCCTGCGCCTCCCACAGCGGGGAGCCGATGCATACCGAGCGCGTGGCCGCCTGGCTGAACCGCATCGGCCTCTCCGAAGCGGACCTGGAGTGCGGCAGCCACACGCCCTACAACGTCGCCGCCTGGGAAGCGATGCTGAAGCGCGGCGAGACGTCGACCCAGCTTCACAACAACTGCTCCGGCAAGCATAGCGGCATGCTGACCACCGCCCTGCACCGGGGGGAGCCGACCAAGGGCTATGTCGGCTACCAGCACCCGGTGCAGCAGCGCATCATGGGCACCATCGAGCAGGTGACCGGCCAGGACCTGTCGAACGCCCCCTGGGGCGTGGATGGCTGCTCCATCCCCACCATCGGCATCCCGCTGGAGGCGCTGGCCTTCGGCATGGCGCGGATGGCCGACCCGGTGGATTTGCCTGACCGGCGGGCGGAGGCGGCGAAGCGCCTGACCGCGGCCTGGGGCCGGCATCCGGAGATGGTGGGCGGCACCGGCACCTTTGACACGACCTTCATGGAGATGGTGAAGGGCCACATCCTGGTGAAGGCCGGGGCGGAGGGCGTCTGCTGCGTGGTGGTGCCGGAGGCCGGCATTGGCATTGCGGTCAAGATCGACGACGGTGCAAGCCGCGCCGCCGGCCCGGCCGCAGCCGCCATCCTGCGGAAGCTGGGCCTGCTGTCAGATGCGGAGTGGGAGGCGCTGCTGCCCCTGGTGCAGCCCGGCATTCCGAACCGCAAGGGCTTCGATTGCGGGGTGCTGCGGGCAGCGTTTTAG
- the glgA gene encoding glycogen synthase GlgA, whose protein sequence is MRILFVASECFPYVKTGGLADVAASLPPALRALGADVRLLLPGYPGVLDRLRVMRTVRSLPALPGLPDGARARLLGSLGEDDLTVYALDAPAFFAREGNPYQRPDGRDWPDNHLRFAALCRTAALMGLEGDGDGWVPDIIHGHDWQAGLVPAYLRHAGWVFDGKPVPGTVFTIHNLAFQGLFPPDVLRPLGLPSDTFTHEELEYYGKVGFLKAGLVYSDRLTTVSPTYAHEIQGWEMGFGLDGVLRRRANVLSGILNGIDLRHWDPATDPFITQRYDSGQLDRRAANKADLQRAFGLEVRPDALLFGVVSRLTHQKGIDLIVQALPRIMGLGGQVAVLGTGSAELEQALADASADHKGRVGLRLAYDEGLSHRVQAGADVLMVPSRFEPCGLTQMYALRYGTLPLVTPVGGLADTVADVTEAALAHRTATGFVTDAVDLPALLRAVERAAGLYRHGELWRQVQRTAMGRDVGWEASAQAYLGLYTSLQVDSTSMSQ, encoded by the coding sequence ATGCGTATCCTGTTCGTTGCGTCGGAATGCTTCCCCTATGTGAAGACCGGCGGGCTGGCCGATGTCGCGGCAAGCCTGCCCCCGGCTTTGCGCGCGCTCGGCGCGGATGTCAGGCTGCTGCTGCCGGGCTATCCCGGCGTGCTGGACCGGCTGCGGGTGATGCGGACGGTGCGGAGCCTTCCCGCCCTGCCCGGACTGCCGGACGGCGCCCGTGCGCGTCTGCTGGGCAGCCTGGGGGAGGACGACCTCACCGTCTACGCGCTGGACGCGCCGGCCTTCTTCGCGCGCGAGGGCAATCCCTACCAGAGGCCGGACGGGCGCGACTGGCCGGACAACCACCTGCGCTTCGCCGCCCTGTGCCGGACGGCGGCGCTGATGGGGTTGGAGGGCGACGGCGACGGTTGGGTGCCGGACATCATCCACGGCCATGACTGGCAGGCCGGGCTGGTGCCGGCCTATCTGCGGCATGCCGGCTGGGTTTTCGACGGCAAGCCGGTTCCCGGCACCGTCTTCACCATCCACAATCTGGCCTTCCAGGGGCTGTTTCCGCCGGACGTTCTGCGTCCGCTCGGCCTGCCATCGGATACCTTCACCCATGAGGAGCTGGAATATTACGGCAAGGTCGGCTTCCTGAAGGCCGGGCTGGTCTATTCCGACCGCCTGACCACCGTCAGCCCGACCTACGCCCATGAAATCCAGGGGTGGGAGATGGGCTTCGGGCTGGACGGGGTGCTTCGCCGGCGTGCCAACGTCCTGTCCGGAATCCTGAACGGTATCGACCTCCGCCACTGGGACCCGGCGACCGATCCCTTCATCACCCAGCGTTACGATTCGGGCCAGCTTGATCGGCGGGCGGCCAACAAGGCCGACCTGCAGCGCGCCTTCGGGCTGGAGGTGCGGCCTGACGCCCTGCTGTTCGGTGTGGTCAGCCGCCTGACCCACCAGAAGGGCATAGACCTGATCGTCCAGGCGCTGCCGCGCATCATGGGATTGGGCGGGCAAGTCGCCGTCCTCGGCACCGGCTCGGCGGAGCTGGAGCAGGCGCTGGCCGACGCCAGCGCGGATCACAAGGGGCGGGTGGGCCTCCGCCTCGCCTATGACGAGGGGCTGTCGCACAGGGTGCAGGCCGGGGCCGACGTGCTGATGGTTCCGTCCCGGTTCGAGCCCTGCGGGCTGACCCAGATGTACGCCCTGCGTTACGGAACCCTGCCGCTGGTCACCCCGGTCGGCGGGCTGGCCGACACGGTGGCCGACGTGACCGAGGCGGCGCTGGCCCACCGGACCGCCACCGGATTTGTCACGGACGCGGTCGACCTGCCTGCCCTGCTCCGCGCGGTGGAGCGGGCAGCGGGACTGTACCGCCATGGCGAACTGTGGCGTCAGGTCCAGCGCACGGCGATGGGCCGCGATGTCGGTTGGGAAGCGTCCGCCCAGGCCTATCTCGGTCTCTATACATCCCTTCAGGTGGACAGCACTTCTATGTCCCAGTAA
- the aroB gene encoding 3-dehydroquinate synthase, translated as MAMDAGKAGAVETVRVELGERGYDILIGPGLVEDAGRHIAGVLPGRKLVVMTDSTVAGLHLDPLMRSLAAAGLPVAEPIVVPAGEASKDWTALGGVMDGLLARGIERKSALVALGGGVVGDLGGFAAAIALRGIDFVQVPTTLLAQVDSSVGGKTGINSKHGKNLIGAFHQPRLVLADTGVLDTLPRRELLAGYAEVVKYGLINDPGFFDWLEANGRAVIEGDAAARNHAIRVSCLAKADVVARDEKEGGLRELLNLGHTFGHALEAEAGYGAALLHGEAVSIGMAMAFDLSVRMGLCPAEDAERVRRHLSDAGLPVGAAHLKQAAPHGDWRPETLLAHTAKDKKVKDGKVTFILARGIGRSFRCREVEPADVLAVMARGLEG; from the coding sequence ATGGCGATGGACGCTGGAAAAGCCGGCGCGGTCGAGACGGTGCGGGTCGAGCTGGGGGAGCGCGGCTACGACATCCTGATCGGCCCCGGGCTGGTGGAGGATGCCGGCCGGCACATCGCCGGCGTGCTGCCGGGCCGCAAGCTGGTGGTGATGACCGACAGCACCGTGGCCGGGCTGCATCTGGACCCGCTGATGCGCTCCCTGGCCGCGGCCGGGCTGCCGGTGGCGGAGCCCATCGTGGTGCCGGCGGGGGAGGCGTCCAAGGATTGGACCGCCCTGGGCGGCGTCATGGACGGGCTGCTGGCCCGCGGGATCGAGCGGAAATCGGCGCTGGTGGCCCTTGGCGGCGGCGTCGTCGGCGATTTGGGCGGCTTCGCGGCGGCCATCGCGCTGCGCGGGATCGACTTCGTGCAGGTGCCGACCACCCTGCTGGCGCAGGTGGACAGCTCCGTCGGCGGCAAGACCGGCATCAATTCCAAGCACGGCAAGAACCTGATCGGCGCCTTCCACCAGCCCCGGCTGGTGCTGGCCGACACCGGCGTGCTGGACACGCTGCCCCGGCGGGAGCTGCTGGCCGGCTATGCCGAGGTGGTGAAGTACGGGCTGATCAACGATCCCGGCTTCTTCGACTGGCTGGAGGCGAACGGCAGGGCGGTGATCGAGGGCGATGCGGCCGCCCGCAACCACGCCATCCGGGTGAGCTGCCTGGCCAAGGCCGACGTGGTGGCCAGGGACGAGAAGGAAGGCGGGCTGCGCGAGCTGCTGAATCTGGGCCACACCTTCGGCCATGCGCTGGAGGCGGAGGCCGGCTACGGCGCCGCGCTGCTGCATGGGGAGGCGGTGTCCATCGGCATGGCGATGGCCTTCGACCTGTCGGTGCGCATGGGGCTGTGCCCGGCGGAGGATGCGGAGCGGGTGCGCCGTCACCTGTCCGATGCCGGCCTGCCGGTCGGCGCGGCCCATCTGAAGCAGGCCGCCCCCCATGGCGACTGGCGGCCGGAAACGCTGCTGGCCCACACGGCCAAGGACAAGAAGGTGAAGGACGGCAAGGTCACCTTCATCCTGGCCCGCGGCATCGGCCGGTCCTTCCGCTGCCGCGAGGTGGAGCCGGCCGACGTGCTGGCCGTGATGGCCCGGGGGCTGGAGGGCTGA
- a CDS encoding ammonium transporter: protein MNRLSTILLAACLALVPGLAFAQDTPTLDSGDTAWILTSTALVLMMTIPGLALFYGGMVRKANVLTMVMQSFAICCLVSVLWVVVGYSLAFAEGNAFVGGLSSVLLAGTTTEDVSGSIPTLLFIMFQMTFAIITPALITGAFADRMKFSALLLFMALWSLIVYSPVTHWVWGGGFLAGDGVLDFAGGTVVHINAGVAGLVACIMLGKRTGYGSADMKPHNLVLSLIGASLLWVGWFGFNAGSAVAANGSAANAMLVTQVAAAAAALAWMFVEWGAKKKPSVLGIISGAVGGLVAITPAAGFVDVSGALVIGLAAGVLCYFASTALKHALKYDDSLDVWGVHGVGGIVGAVLTGVFAREAIGGTPGLIEGNAGQVLTQIWGIVATIVYSGVATAVILFVTKMLVGLRVEEEAERDGLDLALHGETVH, encoded by the coding sequence ATGAATCGTCTGTCCACTATTCTCCTCGCGGCGTGCCTGGCACTGGTCCCGGGTCTGGCGTTTGCCCAGGACACGCCGACGCTCGACTCCGGCGACACCGCTTGGATCCTGACTTCGACCGCGCTCGTCCTGATGATGACCATTCCGGGCCTGGCCCTCTTCTATGGCGGCATGGTGCGCAAGGCCAATGTTCTGACCATGGTGATGCAGAGCTTCGCGATCTGCTGCCTGGTTTCCGTGCTCTGGGTGGTGGTCGGCTACAGCCTTGCCTTCGCCGAGGGCAACGCCTTCGTCGGCGGCCTCAGCAGCGTGCTGCTGGCCGGGACCACCACGGAGGATGTCAGCGGCTCGATCCCGACGCTGCTGTTCATCATGTTTCAGATGACCTTCGCCATCATCACCCCGGCGCTGATCACCGGCGCCTTCGCCGACCGCATGAAGTTCTCGGCCCTGCTGCTGTTCATGGCGCTGTGGTCCCTGATCGTCTATTCGCCGGTCACCCATTGGGTGTGGGGCGGCGGCTTCCTGGCCGGTGACGGCGTGCTGGACTTCGCCGGCGGCACCGTGGTGCACATCAATGCCGGCGTCGCCGGTCTGGTGGCCTGCATCATGCTGGGCAAGCGTACCGGCTACGGCTCCGCCGACATGAAGCCGCACAACCTCGTCCTTTCCCTGATCGGCGCGTCCCTGCTGTGGGTGGGCTGGTTCGGCTTCAACGCCGGTTCCGCCGTGGCCGCCAACGGCTCCGCCGCCAATGCCATGCTGGTGACCCAGGTGGCCGCCGCTGCTGCGGCGCTGGCCTGGATGTTCGTGGAATGGGGTGCGAAGAAGAAGCCGTCCGTGCTGGGCATCATCTCCGGCGCGGTGGGCGGTCTGGTCGCCATCACCCCGGCCGCTGGCTTCGTGGACGTGTCCGGCGCGCTGGTCATCGGCCTTGCCGCGGGCGTGCTCTGCTACTTCGCCTCCACGGCCCTGAAGCACGCGCTGAAGTACGATGACAGCCTGGATGTCTGGGGCGTGCATGGCGTCGGCGGCATTGTCGGCGCGGTGCTGACCGGCGTGTTCGCCCGTGAGGCGATCGGCGGCACCCCCGGCCTGATCGAGGGCAATGCCGGTCAGGTGCTGACCCAGATCTGGGGCATCGTCGCCACCATCGTCTACTCGGGCGTCGCGACGGCGGTGATCCTGTTCGTCACCAAGATGCTGGTCGGCCTGCGGGTCGAGGAAGAGGCCGAGCGCGATGGCCTCGATCTCGCCCTGCATGGCGAGACGGTGCACTGA